A stretch of Blautia liquoris DNA encodes these proteins:
- a CDS encoding calcium-translocating P-type ATPase, PMCA-type, protein MDDDLHKPWHAKSAEDVLKKLQTSEEGLSDAEAEKRLQKDGCNVLCQKKQKSILEMLKEQLTDVMVIILIAAALLSMLLNEWTEAIVILVIVALDAAVSIIQEKKAANALEALKSIGAPTARVLREGEESLIPARELVAGDIVYLEDGSIVPADIRLLSTNNLKIQEAALTGESVPLEKEDDTSYAEDTPLGDRRNMAYSSSIVMYGNGTGVVVETGMRTQVGKIAGMLDQQDEYDTPLKQKLNAVGKTLSIFGLFVCIVIFVIGSLYGRPWVPLLMTAISLAISVIPEGLPATATIVMALGVQRMAEENALVRKLPAVETLGGASVICCDKTGTLTKNRMTVTDIAMNGDFETKETTKVADAAKKHAVYRELVYAAALCNNASFDPDRPGEILGDPTEGALLFLTDAFGKDHEELEDKYPRVFEQPFDSERKRMTTVHKMEEEYTAYTKGAVDEILPLCTYILTSRGERPITEEDQTQIRDLCYHMSTDALRVLGFAKRTLSRIPEEDDENLEHDLTFLGATGMIDPPREEVIPAVETCRDAGIRTIMITGDHKETAVAIAQQLGIFCEGNLVVAGDELHQMSEEALDQAIKRTTVFARVTPADKLRIIESLRRTGEVAAMTGDGVNDAPALKAADIGIAMGKSGTDVAKDASDMILLDDDFTTIEYAIREGRRIYRNIQKVIQFLLAGNVAEILTLFLATLINWDAPLLAVHILLINLITDSLPAIALGVDPASKNIMKHKPVKSGTLFERGLVIRVMLHGIYITAATVLAYRYGLTSDNHAAGMTMAFLVLAISQLLHALNQRSNTDSVFARGNGHNKALYGTIVVSGAVLTCILLIPALRRFFSLVVLTGAQWGMTALLSLLPLFLVEITKLIKRIRNKKKTRE, encoded by the coding sequence ATGGATGACGACTTACACAAGCCTTGGCATGCCAAATCTGCGGAGGATGTACTGAAGAAACTTCAGACATCGGAAGAAGGATTAAGTGATGCCGAGGCAGAAAAGAGACTGCAAAAAGATGGCTGCAATGTATTGTGCCAGAAAAAGCAAAAGAGTATTCTTGAGATGCTAAAAGAACAGCTCACGGATGTGATGGTGATTATCCTGATTGCTGCCGCACTGCTTTCCATGTTGCTGAATGAATGGACAGAAGCGATTGTAATTCTGGTCATTGTAGCGCTGGATGCTGCGGTGAGCATCATTCAGGAAAAGAAGGCGGCAAACGCACTTGAGGCGCTAAAAAGTATAGGAGCGCCGACTGCGAGGGTACTGCGCGAAGGAGAAGAGAGCCTGATCCCTGCCCGGGAGCTCGTGGCGGGAGACATTGTCTATCTGGAAGACGGCAGTATTGTGCCGGCAGATATCCGCTTGCTCAGTACGAATAACTTAAAGATTCAAGAGGCAGCTCTTACGGGAGAATCCGTTCCGCTTGAAAAGGAGGATGACACCTCATATGCCGAAGATACACCGCTGGGTGATCGAAGGAATATGGCCTATAGCTCATCCATCGTCATGTATGGCAACGGAACAGGTGTTGTCGTGGAAACCGGAATGCGTACGCAGGTCGGAAAAATCGCCGGCATGTTGGATCAGCAGGATGAATATGACACCCCCTTAAAGCAGAAACTGAACGCTGTCGGCAAAACCTTAAGTATCTTTGGCCTGTTTGTCTGCATTGTGATCTTTGTGATAGGATCCTTGTATGGCAGACCCTGGGTTCCGCTGCTTATGACAGCCATTTCACTGGCGATTTCCGTGATTCCGGAGGGTCTTCCTGCGACGGCAACGATTGTTATGGCACTCGGTGTACAGCGTATGGCAGAGGAAAATGCACTGGTGCGCAAGCTGCCTGCAGTGGAAACGCTTGGAGGTGCATCTGTCATCTGCTGTGACAAGACCGGCACACTGACAAAAAATCGTATGACGGTAACAGACATAGCGATGAACGGTGACTTTGAGACGAAAGAGACGACGAAAGTAGCGGATGCCGCGAAAAAACATGCCGTATATCGGGAACTGGTCTATGCGGCGGCGCTTTGCAATAATGCAAGCTTTGACCCGGATCGTCCGGGAGAGATTCTCGGCGATCCCACGGAGGGTGCGCTGCTCTTTCTGACCGATGCATTCGGAAAAGATCATGAGGAACTAGAAGACAAATACCCCAGGGTGTTTGAACAGCCCTTCGACTCGGAACGCAAACGAATGACCACGGTGCACAAGATGGAAGAGGAATATACCGCCTATACGAAGGGTGCTGTTGATGAGATCCTTCCTCTTTGTACCTATATCCTCACTTCAAGGGGAGAACGTCCGATTACCGAAGAAGACCAGACACAAATCAGGGATCTGTGTTATCATATGTCAACGGATGCACTGCGTGTGTTAGGGTTTGCAAAGCGGACGCTGTCACGAATCCCTGAGGAGGATGACGAAAATCTGGAACATGACCTCACCTTTCTCGGAGCGACGGGGATGATTGATCCTCCACGCGAAGAAGTAATTCCAGCTGTCGAGACTTGCCGCGATGCGGGAATTCGTACGATCATGATTACAGGTGACCATAAAGAGACCGCCGTAGCCATTGCGCAGCAGCTTGGTATCTTTTGTGAGGGAAATCTTGTGGTGGCAGGTGATGAACTTCATCAAATGTCCGAGGAAGCTCTCGATCAGGCGATAAAACGTACCACTGTCTTTGCCCGTGTCACGCCGGCGGATAAACTTCGCATTATTGAATCGCTTCGGCGTACCGGTGAGGTGGCGGCGATGACGGGAGACGGTGTAAACGATGCACCTGCACTGAAAGCTGCAGATATCGGAATTGCCATGGGAAAAAGTGGTACAGATGTCGCAAAAGATGCCTCAGATATGATTCTTCTGGATGATGATTTTACCACAATCGAGTATGCGATCCGTGAAGGACGTCGTATCTATCGAAACATACAAAAAGTAATTCAATTCCTTCTGGCCGGCAACGTTGCAGAAATACTTACGCTGTTTCTTGCTACGCTGATAAACTGGGATGCACCGCTTCTAGCCGTGCACATCTTGCTGATTAATCTGATCACAGACTCGCTCCCCGCGATTGCTCTGGGTGTGGATCCGGCCAGCAAAAATATTATGAAACACAAACCTGTAAAATCAGGAACGTTGTTTGAGCGCGGATTGGTGATTCGTGTCATGCTGCACGGCATCTATATTACGGCTGCTACCGTCTTGGCCTATCGATACGGTCTGACGAGTGACAACCATGCTGCGGGTATGACAATGGCGTTTCTGGTTCTGGCAATTTCACAGCTGCTTCATGCACTCAATCAGCGTTCGAATACAGACTCGGTTTTTGCAAGGGGCAATGGGCACAATAAGGCACTGTACGGGACCATAGTGGTATCCGGGGCAGTTCTGACATGCATTCTGCTGATTCCTGCTCTGCGCCGCTTTTTTAGCCTTGTAGTTCTCACAGGTGCACAGTGGGGGATGACAGCGTTACTGTCGCTTTTGCCTTTGTTCCTTGTGGAGATTACGAAACTGATCAAACGGATTCGAAATAAAAAAAAGACAAGAGAATGA
- a CDS encoding ABC transporter ATP-binding protein encodes MSTILECRGLTKKYGKKQALKSVDLDLESGRIIGLLGPNGSGKTTLIKLINGLLSPSEGALLIAGNEPGLKTKEIVSYLPERTYLNENQRVSDVMNFFEDFYSDYDRSRSKDMLERLAIDPTARIKTLSKGTREKVQLILVMSRRAKLYCLDEPIAGVDPAARDYILDTIINNYDENATILISTHLISDVENILDEVIFIKDGQIRMQTAVDDIRVKQGKSVDALFREVFRC; translated from the coding sequence ATGAGTACAATATTAGAGTGCAGGGGACTGACAAAAAAATATGGAAAAAAGCAGGCCTTGAAATCTGTGGATCTGGATTTGGAATCCGGTAGGATTATCGGTTTGCTTGGTCCGAACGGCAGTGGAAAGACCACCTTAATTAAACTGATTAACGGCCTTCTCTCACCGTCTGAGGGTGCATTGCTCATCGCTGGAAATGAACCTGGGCTTAAGACGAAAGAGATTGTCTCTTATCTTCCGGAGCGTACCTATCTGAATGAAAATCAGAGGGTTTCCGATGTCATGAATTTCTTTGAGGACTTCTATTCAGATTATGACAGAAGCCGTTCTAAGGATATGCTGGAACGATTGGCGATTGATCCGACAGCAAGAATTAAGACCTTGTCAAAAGGGACAAGGGAAAAGGTACAGCTGATATTAGTGATGAGCAGAAGAGCAAAGCTGTATTGTCTGGATGAGCCAATTGCAGGTGTTGATCCGGCGGCCAGAGATTATATCTTAGATACCATTATCAATAATTATGATGAAAATGCAACGATACTTATCTCTACTCACCTGATATCGGATGTGGAAAACATTTTAGATGAAGTGATTTTCATAAAGGATGGACAGATCCGTATGCAGACAGCAGTCGATGACATTCGTGTCAAACAGGGAAAATCAGTGGATGCACTGTTCAGGGAGGTATTCAGATGTTAA
- a CDS encoding GntR family transcriptional regulator produces MAWDLDSGRPIYTQLVERIELTIVSGYYKPGDKLPSVRELAVEAGVNPNTMQKAMSELEREGLLFTERTSGRFVTEDSGMIDKTREELASVQIREFMEKMIQMGFGKEEILSLLHKNLKEERV; encoded by the coding sequence ATGGCATGGGACTTAGATTCAGGAAGACCAATTTATACACAATTAGTCGAGAGAATTGAACTTACGATTGTATCCGGTTATTACAAACCGGGTGATAAATTACCATCTGTACGGGAGCTGGCTGTAGAAGCCGGAGTAAATCCTAATACGATGCAAAAGGCTATGTCGGAACTTGAGAGAGAAGGACTTCTCTTTACGGAGAGAACCAGTGGAAGATTTGTAACGGAGGACTCGGGAATGATTGACAAGACGAGAGAAGAACTGGCGTCGGTCCAGATTCGGGAGTTTATGGAAAAGATGATTCAGATGGGGTTTGGAAAAGAGGAGATTCTCAGCCTGCTCCATAAAAATCTGAAGGAGGAGAGAGTATGA
- the adhE gene encoding bifunctional acetaldehyde-CoA/alcohol dehydrogenase, with translation MANKDKTVVPDIVNSTETLSIKIQAMRQAQKIFAAYTQEQVDKIFFEAAMAANKQRIPLAKLAVEETQRGVVEDKVIKNHYAAEYIYNAYRHTKTCGVIEEDPAYGIKKIAEPLGLIAAVIPTTNPTSTAIFKTLISLKTRNAIIISPHPAAKRCTIEAARVVLEAAVKAGAPEGIIGWIDEPSLELTTQVMRESDIILATGGPGMVKSAYSSGKPALGVGSGNTPVIIDDTADIKMAVSSIIHSKTFDNGMICASEQSVTVLEDIYDEVKKEFAYRGCYFLKKKGELDKVRKTIMINGALNSKIPGMSACAIAKMAGIDVPEDTKILIGEVESVEPSEEFAHEKLSPVLAMYKAKTFDEALEKAERLVADGGYGHTSSLFVHPSQKEKIAMHAKRMKTGRVLVNTPSSQGGIGDLYNFKMTPSLTLGCGSWGGNSVSENVGVKHLLNIKTVAERRENMLWFRTPQKVYFKKGCMPTALDELGTVMHKKKAFIITDSFLYKNGYVDAVEEKLDEMGIQHSCFFEVAPDPTLQCARKGAEMISAFEPDTIIAMGGGSAMDAGKIMWLMYEHPEVNFEDLAMDFMDIRKRVFTFPKMGEKAYFVAIPTSSGTGSEVTPFAIITDADTGVKWPLTDYELLPNMAIVDVDNMMSQPKGLTSASGIDVMTHAIESYVSIMATDFTQPLSMKAVKTVFDYLPSAYENGADDPIAREKMADASCIAGMAFANAFLGVNHSMAHKLGAFHHLPHGIANAVLLTEVMRYNAAEAPAKMGTFSQYPYPDTLARYAELGRFAGCTGKDDQEVFEEFIAKLEKLKEQIGIKKSIREYGVDENYFLDTLDDMVEQAFNDQCTGANPRYPLLKEIKEIYLRCYYGNQK, from the coding sequence ATGGCTAATAAGGATAAGACAGTTGTACCTGATATCGTGAACAGTACAGAAACCCTCAGCATTAAGATACAGGCGATGCGCCAGGCTCAGAAGATATTTGCTGCCTATACGCAGGAGCAGGTAGATAAAATCTTCTTTGAAGCGGCTATGGCAGCGAACAAACAGCGCATCCCTCTTGCAAAACTGGCAGTGGAAGAGACACAAAGAGGTGTTGTGGAAGATAAGGTAATTAAGAACCATTATGCAGCGGAGTATATATATAATGCGTACAGACATACAAAGACCTGTGGTGTTATTGAAGAAGATCCGGCATATGGAATTAAGAAGATTGCAGAACCTCTTGGCCTGATTGCAGCAGTTATCCCCACCACAAACCCTACTTCAACAGCAATTTTTAAAACTTTGATTAGTTTAAAGACGAGAAATGCGATCATTATCAGTCCTCATCCGGCCGCAAAAAGATGTACGATCGAGGCTGCGAGGGTGGTACTTGAGGCGGCGGTAAAAGCAGGGGCTCCCGAAGGAATCATTGGTTGGATAGATGAACCCTCTCTCGAACTTACAACACAGGTAATGCGAGAGTCAGATATTATTCTGGCGACAGGCGGACCGGGGATGGTGAAATCTGCGTATTCATCGGGAAAACCGGCACTGGGAGTAGGATCGGGCAACACACCAGTCATCATAGATGACACAGCAGATATCAAGATGGCTGTCAGCTCAATTATTCATTCTAAGACATTCGATAACGGTATGATTTGTGCCTCCGAGCAATCTGTAACAGTTCTTGAAGATATATATGATGAAGTCAAAAAGGAATTTGCTTATCGTGGATGCTATTTTTTGAAAAAGAAAGGTGAGCTTGATAAGGTGCGAAAGACGATAATGATCAACGGTGCACTGAATTCAAAGATTCCGGGAATGTCGGCGTGTGCGATTGCAAAAATGGCGGGTATAGATGTTCCGGAGGATACAAAGATTCTGATCGGTGAAGTGGAGTCTGTAGAACCTTCCGAAGAATTCGCCCATGAAAAGTTATCTCCAGTTCTTGCGATGTATAAAGCAAAAACATTTGATGAAGCCCTTGAAAAGGCCGAGAGGCTCGTAGCCGATGGCGGTTATGGACACACATCCTCTCTCTTCGTACACCCAAGTCAGAAAGAAAAGATAGCAATGCATGCAAAGAGAATGAAGACAGGGCGTGTATTAGTGAACACACCTTCTTCTCAGGGAGGTATTGGTGATCTCTACAACTTTAAAATGACCCCTTCTCTTACACTTGGCTGTGGTTCCTGGGGCGGAAATTCCGTGTCAGAGAACGTAGGGGTAAAACATCTGCTGAATATTAAGACGGTTGCAGAGAGGAGAGAGAATATGCTTTGGTTTCGGACACCTCAAAAAGTTTACTTTAAAAAAGGCTGTATGCCGACTGCGCTGGATGAACTTGGCACAGTGATGCATAAAAAGAAGGCTTTTATTATCACAGATTCCTTCCTGTACAAGAACGGGTATGTAGACGCTGTTGAGGAAAAGCTGGATGAGATGGGAATTCAGCATTCATGCTTTTTTGAAGTTGCACCCGATCCGACTCTCCAATGCGCAAGAAAAGGAGCAGAGATGATCTCTGCTTTTGAACCGGACACGATCATTGCTATGGGCGGCGGTTCGGCGATGGATGCAGGGAAGATTATGTGGCTTATGTATGAGCATCCGGAAGTGAATTTTGAAGATCTGGCCATGGATTTTATGGATATTCGAAAAAGGGTATTCACCTTCCCTAAGATGGGAGAAAAGGCATATTTTGTAGCAATTCCCACCTCTTCGGGAACCGGCTCTGAGGTGACACCGTTTGCTATCATTACAGATGCAGATACAGGTGTAAAGTGGCCTCTGACAGACTATGAACTCCTCCCGAATATGGCAATTGTAGATGTTGACAACATGATGTCACAGCCTAAGGGACTGACCAGTGCTTCCGGTATTGATGTCATGACCCACGCAATCGAGTCCTATGTATCAATTATGGCTACGGACTTTACGCAGCCATTGTCAATGAAAGCCGTAAAAACCGTATTCGATTATCTCCCCTCTGCCTATGAGAACGGAGCAGATGATCCGATTGCCCGGGAAAAGATGGCTGATGCATCTTGTATAGCGGGGATGGCATTCGCGAATGCATTCCTGGGAGTCAACCACTCCATGGCACACAAACTGGGCGCTTTCCATCATCTTCCCCATGGTATTGCCAATGCGGTTCTTCTCACGGAGGTCATGCGATATAACGCAGCTGAAGCACCGGCGAAGATGGGAACTTTTTCCCAGTACCCTTATCCGGATACCCTGGCAAGATATGCCGAGTTGGGACGATTTGCAGGGTGTACCGGCAAAGATGATCAGGAAGTGTTTGAAGAATTCATAGCAAAGCTGGAAAAGCTGAAAGAACAGATTGGAATCAAAAAGTCTATCAGGGAGTATGGTGTCGATGAGAACTATTTTCTTGATACCTTAGACGACATGGTTGAACAGGCATTTAACGATCAGTGTACAGGAGCTAATCCCAGATATCCATTATTAAAAGAGATAAAAGAGATTTATCTGAGATGCTATTATGGGAATCAAAAATAA
- a CDS encoding HPr family phosphocarrier protein: MIKKQLKVINKTGLHARPASELVLKAKKFESKVTIRNLDQDKEAVNAKSVVRIMAEGLKQGTRIEIAADGSDEENAVEELCALVESGFGE, translated from the coding sequence ATGATAAAAAAGCAATTGAAAGTGATCAATAAAACAGGTCTTCATGCACGTCCTGCCTCTGAACTTGTGCTAAAAGCCAAGAAATTTGAAAGCAAAGTGACAATTCGTAATCTGGATCAGGATAAAGAGGCAGTGAATGCGAAATCAGTCGTGCGAATCATGGCAGAAGGATTGAAGCAGGGAACAAGAATTGAGATAGCTGCAGACGGTTCTGATGAAGAAAATGCAGTCGAAGAATTATGTGCACTGGTAGAAAGTGGATTTGGTGAATAA